The Haloplanus natans DSM 17983 DNA segment GCGACGCCGGAGACGGTCGTTACCCCGGTGTCCCACCACAGGATCAGGAGGGCAACGGCGAGCGACGCGCTACTCCCGAGGAAGTACCGGCGAGCAAGCGAGGCCGCCGCCTCCGCCTGGGGCCAGCCGTTCGCGTGACCGATCAGGCCCGCCATCACCAGCCCCATCGCGAGCCACGCGATTCCGAACAGGGCGAGGTGGTCGGCCGCGACCAGCACCATCACGATCAGGGTGAACGCGAACACGCGTCCGAAGAACTGATCGACGGCCCACTCGCCCGCCATGTAGCGCCGCGAGTAACTGTGGACGATGCCGCTGAAGAAGGTGACTGTCACCCACATCACGGTGGTCAGCCCGTCGACAGCGAGCCCCGGGAGCGCCCACGGCTCGCCGCTCCGGAACTGGGCGACGAACGCGACGAGGCTCGCGAGCCACAGGAGCCACACGAGTCGCGTCAGCGTCCGGGGCACGCGTGACGCCGTCTCGGTCGGTGTCGGAAGCTGTCCTACGATCGTCGTCTGCGTTTGATCCGTCATCGGTTGATCCGTTCACGACCGCAATGATTCCGGTCGCCTTCACCCACTACTGCGAACGTACTGCCTATTAATACTATCTATATTACCAAATCGTTCTCGGAAAGGAGTATCATAGAACATTATGGTTATATTCGTGCGATTGATTGACACGGGACGAGCGACGGCTCGCCACAGGGGGAGTCGTCTCCCGGTGGTGTATCGACCGGAGCGTTCGCGAATCCAGTCTAGAAAAACTATATCGGTATCCGGTGTACGACTCGGGTATGGAAGAGCTCGCAGGGACCGTTCTCGTCGGGGAGTCGTTCGAGCCGATCCGTGGCCGCGTCGTACTCGACGAGGGTCGGATCGAGGCCGTCGAAGAGACGAATACGTCGTCGACGGACATCGTGTTGCCGGCCTTCGTCAACGCTCACACCCACCTCGGCGACTCCGTGGCGAAGGAGGCCGCCGTTGGCCTCTCGCTCGACGAGGCAGTCGCCCCGCCGAACAGCCTGAAACATCGCCGACTGGCGGCGGCCAACCGGTCCGAACTCGTGACGGCGATGCGCCGAACGCTTCGGTTCATGGAGCGTACGGGCACCGTCTCCACCCTGGATTTCCGCGAGTCGGGGGTGGTCGGCGCTCGCGCGCTGCGCGAAGCCGCACGCACGGTGACCGTCGAGCCGTTCGTCTTCGGGAGCGGGGATCCGTCCGTCCTCGAGGTGGCCGACGGGTACGGGGCGAGCGGGGCGAACGACGCCGACTTCGCCGACGAGCGTGCCGCGGCCGGGGAGGCCGGCGTCCCCTTCGCTATCCACGCCGGCGAACCGGACGCGACGGACATCCACCCCGCGCTGAATCTGGACCCGGACCTGCTCGTCCACATGGTCCACGCCGAGGACGAGCACCTCGAACGCGTCGCTGCGGAGTCGGTGCCGGTCGCTATCTGTCCGCGTGCGAACACCGTCTTGGGTGTCGGACGAGCACCCGTCCGGGAGTTGCTCGATCACACCACCGTCGCGCTCGGGACGGACAACGTCATGTTGAACCCGCCGTCGATGTTTCGGGAGATGGCCTACACCGCGAGGGAGTTCGACGTGACCGCCCGGGAGGTGCTCCGGATGGCGACGACGGCCGGTGCGGACATCGCCGGCCTCGACTGCGGCGTGATCGCTCCCGGGCGCCGGGCGGCGCTGCTCGTGGTGGACGGCGACTCCGACAATCTGTGTGGGTCGGCCGATCCGGTGGCGGCAGTCGTTCGGCGCGCGACCGGCCTCGATGTCGAACGCGTGGTGTGTTAGCCCTCGGACTCGTCGAACTTGCCGAACGGCGTCGTCTCGTGGCTCCGAACGAGGACTTCGTCGGCGACGGTGAGCCCCATCTCGAGGAGTTCCTGGGCGACCGGCGTGATGTCGTCGTCCGACTCGCCGACGACGGTCACGAGCAGGTTCTGCTCGCCCGTGACCAGTTCCTGCACCGAGACGACGCCGTCGATGTCCAGTATCTCCGGGATGATCCCTCCCCGTTCCGGAATCGAGGCGGTGCAGTACAGTAGCATGCGGAGCGGATAGCCCGACTGCTGGTAGTCCACCTCGGCGCTGTATCCCTTGATCACGCCGTCGGATTCGAGCCGCTGGATGCGCTTGCGGACGGTGCTGTCGGAGGTGCCGGTGCGCTCCGCGATGTCCCCGGACGACGTGTTCCGGGCGTCTTCCTGCAGCGCGTACAGAATCGCCCGGTCCACGTCGTCGATGTCCGCATCGTTCATACCCGTACGTCTGCCCCTGCACACTTTATTCGTACGTTGCCCCGGATTGCCGCCGTGGGAGTTGAGACTACAGCGGGATTAGCGGGGCTGTGATGCGTGGTTTCGGCCGAATCGATGAGCAGAAACTGATTCGGATCGCTTTCTGAACGGCCGTTATTGTTGGATGGTCAATTTATTCGGGGTGTTTCCGAGACCGCGGGTAGTGTAGCCACTCAGACACCGCGCTACCACGGGGAGAAATCCTCGCTATCCGATTCCGGTTTCCTTCTTCAACAGCGCCAGTGTATTGTCAGCTGTCACGATCGGCGAGTGTTCGTACTCACCAGTCAACTCAACCTGCACGAGCAGATCGACAGCTCGCCAGATCGAGTACAACAGGCAGGCAAATGCGAAGTAGAAGAAGCGAAGCCCGAAATCCTTCGACGTCGTCGCCGCCATGAACCGCTTGATCGATCTGTAGCCGCTCTCGATCTCCCACCTGTAGCCATACTCCGTGAGGTGCCCGCTCCCCCGATTCGTCATGAACACCGAATACTGCCGGTGATCGTCATGCTCGGAGTCCTCTTTCCGCCGGTAGATCAGCGTCGTCTCGTGCCACTCGTTCTTCCCGAGGTGGAGCTTTCGGCCGGTCTCGTATCGGTCCTGGTCGCGCTGAAGCAACCGCTTCGCCTGAGCCTTCTCGCTTCTGCATCCGCTTGGGAACGACATACGACAGGCCACGCTGGCTGAGCATCTCCAGGACGTGCTGACTATCGAACTCTCGGTCCATCAGCACGTTATCGACGTGAACGAGGTCCTCAGCCGAATCCACCAAGTCCTCGACGATTTCTAGTCGTGTCTCTCCCTTTCGGACGGGACGCGCGTCCAGCACGATCGGCACTGCATTCCCTACTAATTGGACGGTGGCACTGATAGGCGTGCTCGTCGGTCTTCTCCTTCGTGCCGATGATTTCGTCTTCGTGCCCCGTTCTATCACCGGTGAAGGTGTCAGCTTCGGTGACATCGATTGCGACGATCCCGGCTTGGAAGAACTCCTCTGTCTCCGCGACTTCGCTCAGGAGCCTGTTGACGGCCTGTCGATACATCTCACGGATCTCTGATACCGAGAGATCGCGAATATGCTCTCGACGGACGTGCCCTAGGTGTCCGATCCCGAGTCGACTCATAGAGGAAACTACGAGCCCCCTCATTGGCCGCGAGGCGCTCGCGAAGTCCGAGATACGTCTGTAAGTCCCAGTAGGCGTTCTCGTGGATCTCACAGCCCTCACCTCGATCCAGTGAGAATGCCGGGAAGACAACGCGACTGACGTGCCCCGTAATCGTTGCCGTTTCATCGAGAACAGCTTGATCGTGTGGGTCCGATTCGTCCTCTTCGTCACCGTGAGATGGAAGACATCGTTCTGGCTCGCGCGGGACGGCGACATCTGCGTTCTGGGCTTTAATAAGTATGGTCCGCGCAGCTGTCTCGACTGTACTGCGAAGCCCGGCAGTGAACCGTTCGTGCCAGCTGCGCCACAGCGTCGACTGGTTCGGGACACTTTCTAAGCCTAACTGCTCGCAGAGTACCGGGCGACACTCAAGATACTCGATCAGCGCTGTCTCGTGGTCCCACCCGTGGCATTCTTTCAAGATGAAGACGCGAAAGAGGGTATCCATCCCGTAGCGAGTTGACTCTGCGTACCGGTCGTGCGTGTCGAATCGGAAATACGCTAGCGAGAGTAGCCGGCCGGAGTTCTCGACCGACCCGTGGCTGTCGTGTCTGAACCAGGTCTGCGAGACAATTCTGATATCCGATTCCAGCCCATCTAGCGAGCTTCGCTCGTACAGCGGCGTCGAATCGTACACTGGCCAATCAGCGTGTGGTCGGTCGGCGATCCGTCGAAAGACGGTTCTGCGAGACTCACGAGTTGCAGCCACTACGAGACACTGAACACGACTCGCTGAAAAACGCCGCTCTGTCGATGGGCTGTAATCGATGAACTCATCGGTCCTCGCTCACCGGCTGAAAACATCTCAATATGACTTCCGAACCCGTTCAACATCCTCCATGACCGCCTAGATTAGTACAAGCGGACTGGCGATGAGAAACACGTCGAAGTATTCGAGAAGATGACCAGCTAGATGGAATGGCTTATTAATGAATTTCTCCGTGTCGTCCAATAGGGACCGGTAGTCGAGTACTCCTAACCAACCGATTTTGGCAGTGTTCTCGAAATTGCAGAGTTTCGAGGCGAAAGCCCACGAGTTCAGTCGTGGGATGAAGCCGACAGCCGGCAAAACGTTGATTGTACCGGCGCTCGTCGGTTGTAATGCCGAGTCCGGGGTACGGATACGCACTCCGCGCGGAGGTAGATGAAGCCCACTATCCCGGCCGGGGGCCGTACTGGCACGGCCCACAACCCCACCGCCTACGAGTGGGGAACCTCCCACCGTGGACTGCCCGGTCTGTGACCAGGAACCCCACGGCTTTAGTCGTGGGAGGATGTCAGCAAGGGGGTGCTTCCCGTAACTACGATGCACCGATGCGACTTGGTTCCGAAGGTAATGCCCGGCTTCGGCCGACTGGTGCAGACGTACGCGGACCTACTCAGGTCCGCCCCGATTCTTCGTTCGAAACACAGAGCATGAACTCATCACACGAAGGTATTCGATTCAAACGTCATTTCGGCCCGCGAGAAGTTATTAGCCAATTCTGATAGCTGAAAGAGCAAAAGCAGGTCCGGGCCGGGGAGCAACTCCCGGTGGACCTCCAAGCTGGTCGTTCCCACGTATGGCGTCCGTGGGGCCCACGGTGTGCCTGCGGATCGATTCACCGGTGGCGGTCTGTGCGTGCCCTCAGCCGCGATGGCCTCATCGGGCGATATCCCCGAATCTCGGCACACTCTTGCGGCTCCGAAAGGTTATGACACCCTCTCGTACATCTTTGGAGCGCTTAATCGTTGGGATTTCTGCTCCCGACAGCTGATCTGGCGCCCCGAGAGAGGGGTCGGAAAAGGTTTATACTGCCCCTCGGGTAGTCTCAATCGAACGATTTCATCCGTTCGCACGCTGGAGAGTGCGCTGTATCGGTTTCCCCTATCTCGGCACCGCAAACGTATCGGAGGAGTACCGGTCAGCGTGCATGTCTCCCGTCACTCGAAAATATATGCTCATGGAGTCCACCCGTCAACCGCCATCCCGGTCGGGAGACGGCCGTATCCGTCGCACAGTGTCCCGTTCACCGTTCGTACTCTCGCCAAAATATGAGTTCTGACGACGACAGCCCGTTGGATACCGTTCGCGCCCAGGTAGAGGCAGAGATCCCGGACGACCTGAACGTCTCACGAGTAACGTATGAAGGGCCAGAACTCGTCATCTACACCGAAACGCCCCGAAAGTTCGCCGAGCGGGAGGGATTGATCGGGACGTTGGCGAGCACCGTTCGAAAACGAATCACCGTCCGACCGGCTGCGGGAACACAGGCAAGTCCGGCCGAAGCAAAACCCCAAATTCTAGATCTCATCCCGGAGGATGCGGGCATCACGAACCTGCAGTTCTATCCGACGACGGGAGAGGTCCTGATCGAAGCAGAAAAGCCCGGACTCGTCATCGGCCGTCGTGCGAGCACGCTTCGAGAGATCACGCAGGAAGTCGGGTGGACCCCCGAAGTCCTCCGCACGCCGCCGATGGAGTCGTCGACGGTCGATAACGTCCGGAACTTCCTGATCGAGGAGCGCGACGAGCGTCGTGAGTTTCTCGAACGCGTCGGCGATCAAATCCACCGCGAACCGACACACGACACCGAGTGGGTTCGCGTCACGACACTCGGCTGTTGTCGCGAGGTTGGCCGAGCGAGTTTCATCCTCAGTACCCCCGAAACGCGGATTCTCGTCGACTGCGGTGACAAACCCGGGGCAGAAGGCGAGGTTCCATATCTCCAGATTCCGGAGGCCAATCCGATCCCAGACCTCGACGCAGTCGTCCTGACTCACGCCCATCTCGACCACAGCGCCTTGCTCCCGCTCCTGTTCAAATACGGATACGACGGGCCCGTGTACACGACCCAAGCTACTCGTGACCTGATGGGCCTGCTCCAACTCGACTATCTCGACGTTGCAGCCAAAGAGGGGCGAACCCCACCGTACGAGAGCGCGATGGTTCGTAAGGAACTCAAGCACACGATCACCGTCGACTACGGCAACGTCACCGACATCGCGCCGGACATCAAACTCACGTTCCACAACGCCGGCCACATCCTCGGAAGCGCAGTCGCACACTTCCACGTCGGCGAGGGCTTCCACAACGTCGTCTTCTCGGGCGACGTTCACTACACGGATACCCGACTGTTCAACGGCGCTTCGAACGATTTCCCTCGCGTGGAGACGCTCATCATGGAGTCGACGTACGGACGACGCAACGATTATCAGACGGATCAGGAAGACAGCGAGCGCAAGCTCATCCAGTTGATCAACGACACGTACGAGCAGGACGGGAAAGTCGTCATACCAGCGTTCGCCGTCGGTCGATCGCAGGAACTCATGCTCGTCCTCGAGGAAGCGATGCGAGAGGGGAGGCTCCCCACGATGCCGATCTATCTCGACGGCATGATTCGCGAGGCGACGGCGATTCACACGGCCTATCCCGAGTTCCTCCGAGACGGACTGCGACAGCGCATTCTGCACGACGACGAAAACCCGTTTCTCGCCGACCAGTTCCAACAGGTCGACGGTGGCCAGGAGATGCGAGAGGACATCGCCGGTGGCGAGCCCTGCATCATCCTCTCGACGTCCGGGATGGTGACGGGCGGCCCGATCATGTCGTGGCTGGAACTGCTTGGGGGAGACCCACAGAACACGCTCGTCTTCGTCGGCTATCAGGCACAGGGGACGCTCGGACGGCGAATCCAGAGCGGCCGTCGGGAGATTCCGTTTAGCGACCGGGGGAGTCGCAGCGAACAGCTGACGCTACGCTTCGACGTGGAATCCGTCAGCGGCTTTTCGGGGCACGCAGACCGGAACGGGCTCGAGAAGTTCGTGGAGACGATGCATCCCCGGCCGGAAGAGATCCTCTGTGTTCA contains these protein-coding regions:
- a CDS encoding amidohydrolase family protein, whose amino-acid sequence is MEELAGTVLVGESFEPIRGRVVLDEGRIEAVEETNTSSTDIVLPAFVNAHTHLGDSVAKEAAVGLSLDEAVAPPNSLKHRRLAAANRSELVTAMRRTLRFMERTGTVSTLDFRESGVVGARALREAARTVTVEPFVFGSGDPSVLEVADGYGASGANDADFADERAAAGEAGVPFAIHAGEPDATDIHPALNLDPDLLVHMVHAEDEHLERVAAESVPVAICPRANTVLGVGRAPVRELLDHTTVALGTDNVMLNPPSMFREMAYTAREFDVTAREVLRMATTAGADIAGLDCGVIAPGRRAALLVVDGDSDNLCGSADPVAAVVRRATGLDVERVVC
- a CDS encoding Lrp/AsnC family transcriptional regulator, whose protein sequence is MNDADIDDVDRAILYALQEDARNTSSGDIAERTGTSDSTVRKRIQRLESDGVIKGYSAEVDYQQSGYPLRMLLYCTASIPERGGIIPEILDIDGVVSVQELVTGEQNLLVTVVGESDDDITPVAQELLEMGLTVADEVLVRSHETTPFGKFDESEG
- a CDS encoding beta-CASP ribonuclease aCPSF1 — translated: MSSDDDSPLDTVRAQVEAEIPDDLNVSRVTYEGPELVIYTETPRKFAEREGLIGTLASTVRKRITVRPAAGTQASPAEAKPQILDLIPEDAGITNLQFYPTTGEVLIEAEKPGLVIGRRASTLREITQEVGWTPEVLRTPPMESSTVDNVRNFLIEERDERREFLERVGDQIHREPTHDTEWVRVTTLGCCREVGRASFILSTPETRILVDCGDKPGAEGEVPYLQIPEANPIPDLDAVVLTHAHLDHSALLPLLFKYGYDGPVYTTQATRDLMGLLQLDYLDVAAKEGRTPPYESAMVRKELKHTITVDYGNVTDIAPDIKLTFHNAGHILGSAVAHFHVGEGFHNVVFSGDVHYTDTRLFNGASNDFPRVETLIMESTYGRRNDYQTDQEDSERKLIQLINDTYEQDGKVVIPAFAVGRSQELMLVLEEAMREGRLPTMPIYLDGMIREATAIHTAYPEFLRDGLRQRILHDDENPFLADQFQQVDGGQEMREDIAGGEPCIILSTSGMVTGGPIMSWLELLGGDPQNTLVFVGYQAQGTLGRRIQSGRREIPFSDRGSRSEQLTLRFDVESVSGFSGHADRNGLEKFVETMHPRPEEILCVHGDESSTDQLSSGLYQKFDIRTYAPKNMETFRFD